From one Triticum aestivum cultivar Chinese Spring chromosome 4B, IWGSC CS RefSeq v2.1, whole genome shotgun sequence genomic stretch:
- the LOC123093272 gene encoding probable prolyl 4-hydroxylase 6 yields the protein MAPLFQRALLAALLLASTASSSFATASRDDGGGRFDPTRAVHVSWRPRAFLYKGFLSEAECDHLVALAEEGGLQKSMVVDRLTGKSVMSQVRTSSGTFLPKKQDQVVAMIEERIAAWTMLPQENGESIQVLRYESGQKYEPHVDFIRHTAKGYHSRWGHRVATVLMYLSGVKMGGETVFPNSDAETLQPKDDTWSECARRGYAVKPVKGDAVLFFSLHPNGTTDPDSLHGSCPVIDGEKWSATKWIHVRPFDSRPRVPSTAGCGDENDLCPRWAANGECAKNPRYMVGTAGFPGFCRKSCNACTSTL from the exons ATGGCTCCCCTGTTCCAGCGCGCCCTCCTCGCCGCCCTGCTGCTCGCCAGCACGGCCTCCTCATCCTTCGCCACCGCCAGccgcgacgacggcggcgggcgcTTCGACCCCACCCGCGCCGTCCACGTCTCGTGGCGCCCCAG GGCGTTCCTGTACAAGGGGTTCCTGTCGGAGGCGGAATGCGATCACCTCGTCGCGCTG GCGGAGGAGGGTGGCCTGCAGAAGTCGATGGTGGTGGACCGGCTGACGGGGAAGAGCGTGATGAGCCAGGTGCGCACCAGCTCCGGAACGTTCCTCCCCAAGAAGCAG GACCAAGTTGTGGCGATGATAGAGGAGAGGATCGCCGCCTGGACCATGCTGCCACAGG AGAACGGCGAGAGCATCCAGGTGCTCCGGTACGAGAGCGGCCAGAAGTACGAGCCGCACGTCGACTTCATCCGGCACACAGCCAAAGGATACCATTCCCGCTGGGGGCACCGCGTCGCCACCGTGCTCATGTACCTGTCCGGCGTCAAGATGGGCGGCGAgaccgtcttccccaactccgac GCCGAGACGTTGCAGCCTAAAGACGACACATGGTCAGAGTGTGCACGACGTGGGTACGCAG TGAAACCTGTGAAGGGCGACGCGGTGCTGTTCTTCAGCCTGCACCCCAACGGGACGACAGACCCGGACAGCCTGCACGGGAGCTGCCCAGTGATCGATGGCGAGAAGTGGTCGGCGACCAAGTGGATCCACGTCCGACCCTTCGACAGCCGCCCTCGCGTGCCGTCCACCGCCGGATGCGGCGACGAGAACGATCTCTGCCCTCGGTGGGCTGCAAATGGGGAGTGCGCCAAGAACCCTCGCTACATGGTCGGAACCGCCGGCTTCCCCGGCTTCTGCAGGAAGAGCTGCAACGCGTGCACCAGTACATTGTAG
- the LOC123093271 gene encoding glycerol-3-phosphate acyltransferase RAM2 codes for MVVASKEPFPAVRKCDASRRGDHTVVSDLDGTLLRSRSAFPYYALVAFEAGGVPRLALLLLLAPLAGLLYHAVSESAGVRMLVFAATAGARVADIESAARAVLPRFYADDVHPDAWRVFTACGRRWVVTATPRVMAEPFLRDHLGADAVAGTELATWRGRATGLVDSRRGVLVGERKAEALREMVGDGDAPEVGLGDRRSDYAFMSICKEAYLVPREPVDAVGADKLRKPVVFHDGRLVQRPTPLAALLAVVWYPIGFLLACVRVAAGSLVPMPWQYHVYRALGVRVVVRGAPPPRPKHAEGRTGALFACSHRTLLDPVFISVALGRPVSVVTYSLSRLSEFLSPIRTVRLTRDRATDAAAIRRLLAGGDLVVCPEGTTCREPFLLRFSSLFAELSDDIVPVATECRMSMFHGTTARGWKGMDPFYLFMNPRPQYTVTFLDRLPAEHTCGGGGRSSHEVANHVQRLIASALSFECTGFTRKDKYLALAGNDGVVGPSKGT; via the exons ATGGTGGTAGCCAGCAAGGAGCCGTTCCCGGCGGTGCGCAAGTGCGACGCGTCGCGCCGTGGCGACCACACCGTGGTGTCGGACCTGGACGGCACGCTGCTCCGGTCGCGGAGCGCCTTCCCGTACTACGCGCTCGTCGCCTTCGAGGCCGGCGGCGTGCCGCGCCTCGCGCTCCTCCTGCTCCTGGCGCCGCTGGCCGGGTTGCTGTACCACGCGGTGTCCGAGTCGGCCGGCGTGCGGATGCTGGTgttcgcggccaccgctggcgcgcgCGTGGCGGACATCGAGTCCGCAGCCCGCGCCGTGCTTCCCAGGTTCTACGCGGACGACGTGCACCCGGACGCGTGGCGCGTGTTCACGGCGTGCGGGCGGAGGTGGGTGGTGACCGCCACGCCCAGGGTGATGGCGGAGCCGTTCCTGCGGGACCACCTCGGCGCCGACGCCGTCGCCGGCACGGAGCTCGCGACGTGGCGCGGGCGCGCGACCGGGCTGGTGGACTCGCGCCGGGGCGTGCTCGTCGGCGAGAGGAAGGCCGAGGCGCTGAGGGAGATGGTCGGCGACGGCGACGCGCCGGAGGTCGGGCTGGGCGACCGGAGGTCCGACTACGCCTTCATGAGCATTTGCAAG GAGGCGTACCTCGTGCCGCGGGAGCCGGTGGACGCCGTGGGCGCGGACAAGCTGCGGAAGCCGGTGGTCTTCCACGACGGCCGCCTCGTCCAGCGGCCGACCCCGCTGGCCGCGTTGCTCGCCGTGGTGTGGTACCCCATCGGCTTCCTTCTCGCGTGCGTCCGGGTCGCCGCGGGGTCGCTCGTCCCGATGCCGTGGCAGTACCACGTCTACCGTGCGCTGGGCGTGCGTGTCGTGGTGCGGGGCGCGCCCCCGCCGCGCCCGAAGCATGCCGAGGGCCGCACGGGCGCGCTCTTCGCCTGCTCCCACCGCACGCTCCTGGACCCGGTGTTCATCTCCGTGGCGCTCGGCCGCCCCGTGTCCGTCGTCACCTACTCGCTCTCCCGCCTCTCCGAGTTCCTCTCGCCGATCCGCACCGTCCGCCTCACCCGCGACCgcgccaccgacgccgccgccATCAGGCGCCTGCTCGCCGGGGGCGACCTCGTCGTCTGCCCCGAGGGGACGACGTGCCGGGAGCCCTTCCTGCTGCGCTTCTCGTCGCTCTTCGCGGAGCTCAGCGACGACATCGTGCCCGTGGCGACGGAGTGCCGGATGAGCATGTTCCACGGCACCACGGCCAGGGGCTGGAAGGGGATGGACCCCTTCTACCTGTTCATGAATCCGCGGCCGCAGTACACGGTGACGTTCCTCGACAGGCTGCCGGCGGAGCacacctgcggcggcggcgggaggtcgAGCCACGAGGTGGCGAACCACGTGCAGAGGCTCATCGCCTCGGCGCTCTCCTTCGAGTGCACCGGCTTCACCAGGAAGGACAAGTACCTCGCGCTCGCCGGCAACGACGGCGTCGTCGGGCCGAGCAAGGGCACGTGA